In Mycteria americana isolate JAX WOST 10 ecotype Jacksonville Zoo and Gardens chromosome 5, USCA_MyAme_1.0, whole genome shotgun sequence, one DNA window encodes the following:
- the LOC142409974 gene encoding NACHT, LRR and PYD domains-containing protein 12-like isoform X2 gives MAGSASPCSEPFCLQSASAASDPSLHPRSAASPSLKPSGSSQQPAQLRSGKHSTSRNGSGGDRRWQPVMAGEEHALAVLLQALRGLTPKGFQEFKTKLSEVHVEGGRNIPKDSLVKATRPCALASCMGENYGKDAAMDVAIGLFREMNQRDLAEKLLDEKVKDYKQKYREHVVREFLRYKEANSCLGESLSVSSRYTDLAITRTPQSERGGEHEAVGASRGCADTGSGAAAITVTAQTLFRPDEDGQTPQVVVLVGAPGMGKTMTVRKVMAEWVEGTLYTQFDYIFCIDCKDIAFTKEASVADLVSKCCPHRRTPAGKILDDQKKILFIFDGFEALGFSLVQPEDELSSDPREAKPLETTVISLLKKTVLPESSLLVTTRPTALRSLGRCLEGEYYAEILGFSAAVREEYFHRYFENDNKADVAFRFARGNKILYSLCIIPVMSWTICTILEQELYKKKNLVECSKTITQISVFYLSWLMRCRGRDKPQELQRFLRKLCSLAADGVWKHKVLFEEKEIKDCGLDQPELLPIFLNEKISKKGVDHGNIYSFTHLHLQEFFAAMFYVLEDDEEMVGDCGALAKDVNMLLESYSKSRKDLNLTVRFLFGLVSQKSREYAEDVIGCRISPQAREDTLRWLQGRHSGISQPSQALKVSELDTFHFVFETNEKSFAQSALARFTAIDLQDIRLTLYDQMALSFCIRQWAGLGCVTLRGCSFDRPDPGEELAASVPRSGASGGGPRPRPRPLAERRQEELHSPIHLLCQALRHPGSNARALRLWWCGLSGPCCAELAALLAQHPSLARLELGDGTLGDGGVRLLCEGLRQPGCRLRVLRLRYSRLTSACCEDLAAALGASPCLEELDLSFSEGLRDAGVQLLCEGLRHHACRLQTLRLGSCRLTGACCQALAARLVESPRLACLDLSDNELGADGVLQLCQQLRHPACSLRALGLSTSALSEEALQELAALRALKPDLKIGYLLEQDVPQAGAMARLPFRRGVLPGAGGPGGRRVLPSFRRAPLL, from the exons ATGGCCGGCTCCGCTTCTCCGTGCTCGGAGCCATTCTGCCTCCAGAGCGCTTCTGCAGCATCAGACCCCAGTCTGCATCCCAGGTCTGCTGCCTCCCCCTCTTTGAAGCCCAGTGGCAGTTctcagcagccagcccagctcagATCAGGCAAGCACAGCACATCCCGCAACGGCAGCGGAGGAGATCGCAG GTGGCAGCCTGTGATGGCAGGCGAAGAGCATGCGTTAGCCGTTCTCTTACAAGCGCTGCGGGGTCTCACACCTAAAGGCTTTCAGGAGTTTAAGACCAAGTTATCGGAGGTTCACGTGGAAGGAGGACGGAATATCCCCAAGGATTCGCTGGTGAAGGCCACCCGCCCTTGCGCACTCGCCAGCTGCATGGGCGAGAACTACGGCAAAGACGCCGCGATGGACGTAGCGATTGGGCTGTTCCGAGAGATGAACCAGAGGGACCTTGCAGAGAAACTCCTGGATGAGAAGGTGAAAG ATTACAAGCAGAAGTACAGAGAGCACGTGGTCAGGGAGTTCCTCCGGTACAAAGAAGCGAACTCCTGTCTCGGGGAGAGCTTGTCCGTCAGCAGCCGCTACACTGACCTGGCCATCACCAGGACGCCTCAGAGCGAGCGCGGAGGTGAGCATGAAGCTGTGGGTGCCAGCCGCGGATGTGCCGACACCGGCAGCGGAGCAGCCGCCATCACCGTCACGGCGCAGACGCTTTTCAGACCCGACGAAGACGGGCAAACGCCGCAGGTCGTGGTGCTGGTGGGGGCCCCGGGGATGGGGAAGACGATGACGGTCAGGAAGGTGATGGCGGAGTGGGTGGAAGGGACCCTCTACACGCAGTTTGACTACATCTTCTGCATAGACTGTAAGGACATCGCCTTTACCAAGGAAGCGAGCGTGGCAGACCTGGTTTCAAAGTGCTGCCCTCACAGGAGGACGCCGGCTGGGAAGATCCTGGATGACCAGAAGAAGATCCTGTTCATTTTTGATGGCTTTGAGGCCCTGGGATTTTCCCTGGTTCAGCCTGAAGATGAGCTGAGCTCTGACCCCAGGGAAGCGAAGCCGCTGGAAACCACCGTGATAAGCTTGTTGAAGAAGACTGTTCTCCCCGAGTCCTCCTTGCTCGTCACCACGAGGCCGACGGCTCTTCGAAGCCTGGGGCGGTGCCTGGAGGGTGAGTATTACGCGGAAATACTGGGATTTTCGGCAGCCGTGAGGGAGGAGTATTTCCACAGGTATTTTGAGAACGACAACAAAGCCGACGTGGCCTTCAGGTTTGCCAGAGGCAACAAGATCCTCTACAGCTTGTGCATCATCCCCGTCATGAGCTGGACCATCTGCACCATCCTCGAACAGGagctttacaagaagaaaaacctcGTCGAGTGCTCTAAAACCATCACGCAGATCAGCGTCTTTTACCTCTCCTGGTTAATGAGGTGCAGAGGCAGGGACAAGCCGCAGGAGCTCCAGCGGTTCCTGCGCAAGCTCTGCTCCTTGGCTGCTGACGGCGTCTGGAAGCACAAGGTCCTCTTTGAGGAGAAGGAAATCAAGGACTGTGGCTTGGACCAGCCAGAActtctccccatctttctcaACGAGAAGATCTCAAAGAAAGGTGTAGACCATGGGAACATCTACAGCTTCACCCACCTGCACCTCCAGGAGTTTTTTGCAGCCATGTTTTATGTTCTGGAGGACGACGAGGAAATGGTCGGCGACTGCGGGGCTCTCGCAAAGGATGTGAATATGTTATTAGAAAGCTATAGCAAATCCAGGAAGGATTTGAACTTAACGGTGCGGTTCCTGTTTGGTCTGGTAAGCCAAAAATCAAGAGAGTACGCCGAGGACGTCATCGGGTGCAGAATTTCACCGCAAGCCAGGGAAGATACGCTGAGGTGGCTTCAGGGGAGGCACAGCGgcatctcccagcccagccaaGCGCTGAAGGTTTCAGAGTTGGACACGTTCCACTTTGTGTTCGAGACGAATGAGAAGAGCTTCGCGCAAAGTGCGTTGGCTCGTTTCACCGCCATAGACTTGCAGGACATCAGGTTGACCCTGTACGACCAAATggctctttccttctgcatcaggcagtgggccgggctgggctgcgtCACCCTCCGGGGATGCTCCTTCGACCGGCCGGATCCCGGGGAGGAGCTGGCTGCGTCGGTGCCTCG CTCGGGTGCCTCGGGAGgaggtccccgtccccgtccccgtcccctcgctgagcggcggcaggaggagctgcactcccccatccacctgctctgccaggcgctgcGGCACCCGGGCAGCAACGCGCGGGCGCTCCG GCTGTGGTGGTGCGGGCTCTCGGGGCCCTGCTGCGCGGAGCTGGCGGCCCTCCTGGCCCAACACCCCAGCCTGGCCCGCCTGGAGCTGGGCGACGGCACGCTGGGCGACGGCGGCGTGCGCCTGCTCTgcgaggggctgcggcagcccggcTGCCGCCTGCGCGTCCTGCG GCTGCGGTACTCCCGCCTCACCAGCGCCTGCTGCGAGGATCTCGCCGCCGCGCTGGGCGCCAGCCcgtgcctggaggagctggatttGTCCTTCAGCGAGGGGCTGCGCGATGCCGGCGTGCAGCTGCTGTGCGAGGGGCTCCGGCACCACGCCTGCCGGCTGCAGACGCTGCG GCTGGGGAGCTGTCGGCTGACGGGCGCCTGCTGCCAAGCCCTGGCCGCTCGGCTGGTGGAGAGCCCGCGCCTCGCCTGCCTGGACCTGAGCGACAACGAGCTGGGAGCCGACGgtgtcctgcagctctgccagcagctccggCATCCCGCCTGCTCGCTGCGGGCGCTGGG ACTGAGCACTTCCGCGTTAAGCGAGGAAGCGCTGCAGGAGCTGGCCGCTCTGCGGGCACTGAAGCCTGACCTGAAGATCGGGTACCTCCTCGAGCAGGACGTGCCGCAGGCGGGGGCCATGGCCCGGCTGCCCTTCCGCCGCGGGGTCctgccgggcgcgggggggccggggggcaggagggtgctccCCTCCTTCAGGAGAGCTCCCCTCCTTTAG
- the LOC142409974 gene encoding NACHT, LRR and PYD domains-containing protein 12-like isoform X1 — protein sequence MAGSASPCSEPFCLQSASAASDPSLHPRSAASPSLKPSGSSQQPAQLRSGKHSTSRNGSGGDRRESCAGTCSQAGRHGSPWPPSQAAARRLTLTLTRWQPVMAGEEHALAVLLQALRGLTPKGFQEFKTKLSEVHVEGGRNIPKDSLVKATRPCALASCMGENYGKDAAMDVAIGLFREMNQRDLAEKLLDEKVKDYKQKYREHVVREFLRYKEANSCLGESLSVSSRYTDLAITRTPQSERGGEHEAVGASRGCADTGSGAAAITVTAQTLFRPDEDGQTPQVVVLVGAPGMGKTMTVRKVMAEWVEGTLYTQFDYIFCIDCKDIAFTKEASVADLVSKCCPHRRTPAGKILDDQKKILFIFDGFEALGFSLVQPEDELSSDPREAKPLETTVISLLKKTVLPESSLLVTTRPTALRSLGRCLEGEYYAEILGFSAAVREEYFHRYFENDNKADVAFRFARGNKILYSLCIIPVMSWTICTILEQELYKKKNLVECSKTITQISVFYLSWLMRCRGRDKPQELQRFLRKLCSLAADGVWKHKVLFEEKEIKDCGLDQPELLPIFLNEKISKKGVDHGNIYSFTHLHLQEFFAAMFYVLEDDEEMVGDCGALAKDVNMLLESYSKSRKDLNLTVRFLFGLVSQKSREYAEDVIGCRISPQAREDTLRWLQGRHSGISQPSQALKVSELDTFHFVFETNEKSFAQSALARFTAIDLQDIRLTLYDQMALSFCIRQWAGLGCVTLRGCSFDRPDPGEELAASVPRSGASGGGPRPRPRPLAERRQEELHSPIHLLCQALRHPGSNARALRLWWCGLSGPCCAELAALLAQHPSLARLELGDGTLGDGGVRLLCEGLRQPGCRLRVLRLRYSRLTSACCEDLAAALGASPCLEELDLSFSEGLRDAGVQLLCEGLRHHACRLQTLRLGSCRLTGACCQALAARLVESPRLACLDLSDNELGADGVLQLCQQLRHPACSLRALGLSTSALSEEALQELAALRALKPDLKIGYLLEQDVPQAGAMARLPFRRGVLPGAGGPGGRRVLPSFRRAPLL from the exons ATGGCCGGCTCCGCTTCTCCGTGCTCGGAGCCATTCTGCCTCCAGAGCGCTTCTGCAGCATCAGACCCCAGTCTGCATCCCAGGTCTGCTGCCTCCCCCTCTTTGAAGCCCAGTGGCAGTTctcagcagccagcccagctcagATCAGGCAAGCACAGCACATCCCGCAACGGCAGCGGAGGAGATCGCAG GGAGAGCTGCGCGGGTACGTGCTCCCAAGCCGGCCGGCAtggcagcccctggcctccaTCCCAGGCAGCTGCGAGGAGGCTGACACTCACCTTGACCAG GTGGCAGCCTGTGATGGCAGGCGAAGAGCATGCGTTAGCCGTTCTCTTACAAGCGCTGCGGGGTCTCACACCTAAAGGCTTTCAGGAGTTTAAGACCAAGTTATCGGAGGTTCACGTGGAAGGAGGACGGAATATCCCCAAGGATTCGCTGGTGAAGGCCACCCGCCCTTGCGCACTCGCCAGCTGCATGGGCGAGAACTACGGCAAAGACGCCGCGATGGACGTAGCGATTGGGCTGTTCCGAGAGATGAACCAGAGGGACCTTGCAGAGAAACTCCTGGATGAGAAGGTGAAAG ATTACAAGCAGAAGTACAGAGAGCACGTGGTCAGGGAGTTCCTCCGGTACAAAGAAGCGAACTCCTGTCTCGGGGAGAGCTTGTCCGTCAGCAGCCGCTACACTGACCTGGCCATCACCAGGACGCCTCAGAGCGAGCGCGGAGGTGAGCATGAAGCTGTGGGTGCCAGCCGCGGATGTGCCGACACCGGCAGCGGAGCAGCCGCCATCACCGTCACGGCGCAGACGCTTTTCAGACCCGACGAAGACGGGCAAACGCCGCAGGTCGTGGTGCTGGTGGGGGCCCCGGGGATGGGGAAGACGATGACGGTCAGGAAGGTGATGGCGGAGTGGGTGGAAGGGACCCTCTACACGCAGTTTGACTACATCTTCTGCATAGACTGTAAGGACATCGCCTTTACCAAGGAAGCGAGCGTGGCAGACCTGGTTTCAAAGTGCTGCCCTCACAGGAGGACGCCGGCTGGGAAGATCCTGGATGACCAGAAGAAGATCCTGTTCATTTTTGATGGCTTTGAGGCCCTGGGATTTTCCCTGGTTCAGCCTGAAGATGAGCTGAGCTCTGACCCCAGGGAAGCGAAGCCGCTGGAAACCACCGTGATAAGCTTGTTGAAGAAGACTGTTCTCCCCGAGTCCTCCTTGCTCGTCACCACGAGGCCGACGGCTCTTCGAAGCCTGGGGCGGTGCCTGGAGGGTGAGTATTACGCGGAAATACTGGGATTTTCGGCAGCCGTGAGGGAGGAGTATTTCCACAGGTATTTTGAGAACGACAACAAAGCCGACGTGGCCTTCAGGTTTGCCAGAGGCAACAAGATCCTCTACAGCTTGTGCATCATCCCCGTCATGAGCTGGACCATCTGCACCATCCTCGAACAGGagctttacaagaagaaaaacctcGTCGAGTGCTCTAAAACCATCACGCAGATCAGCGTCTTTTACCTCTCCTGGTTAATGAGGTGCAGAGGCAGGGACAAGCCGCAGGAGCTCCAGCGGTTCCTGCGCAAGCTCTGCTCCTTGGCTGCTGACGGCGTCTGGAAGCACAAGGTCCTCTTTGAGGAGAAGGAAATCAAGGACTGTGGCTTGGACCAGCCAGAActtctccccatctttctcaACGAGAAGATCTCAAAGAAAGGTGTAGACCATGGGAACATCTACAGCTTCACCCACCTGCACCTCCAGGAGTTTTTTGCAGCCATGTTTTATGTTCTGGAGGACGACGAGGAAATGGTCGGCGACTGCGGGGCTCTCGCAAAGGATGTGAATATGTTATTAGAAAGCTATAGCAAATCCAGGAAGGATTTGAACTTAACGGTGCGGTTCCTGTTTGGTCTGGTAAGCCAAAAATCAAGAGAGTACGCCGAGGACGTCATCGGGTGCAGAATTTCACCGCAAGCCAGGGAAGATACGCTGAGGTGGCTTCAGGGGAGGCACAGCGgcatctcccagcccagccaaGCGCTGAAGGTTTCAGAGTTGGACACGTTCCACTTTGTGTTCGAGACGAATGAGAAGAGCTTCGCGCAAAGTGCGTTGGCTCGTTTCACCGCCATAGACTTGCAGGACATCAGGTTGACCCTGTACGACCAAATggctctttccttctgcatcaggcagtgggccgggctgggctgcgtCACCCTCCGGGGATGCTCCTTCGACCGGCCGGATCCCGGGGAGGAGCTGGCTGCGTCGGTGCCTCG CTCGGGTGCCTCGGGAGgaggtccccgtccccgtccccgtcccctcgctgagcggcggcaggaggagctgcactcccccatccacctgctctgccaggcgctgcGGCACCCGGGCAGCAACGCGCGGGCGCTCCG GCTGTGGTGGTGCGGGCTCTCGGGGCCCTGCTGCGCGGAGCTGGCGGCCCTCCTGGCCCAACACCCCAGCCTGGCCCGCCTGGAGCTGGGCGACGGCACGCTGGGCGACGGCGGCGTGCGCCTGCTCTgcgaggggctgcggcagcccggcTGCCGCCTGCGCGTCCTGCG GCTGCGGTACTCCCGCCTCACCAGCGCCTGCTGCGAGGATCTCGCCGCCGCGCTGGGCGCCAGCCcgtgcctggaggagctggatttGTCCTTCAGCGAGGGGCTGCGCGATGCCGGCGTGCAGCTGCTGTGCGAGGGGCTCCGGCACCACGCCTGCCGGCTGCAGACGCTGCG GCTGGGGAGCTGTCGGCTGACGGGCGCCTGCTGCCAAGCCCTGGCCGCTCGGCTGGTGGAGAGCCCGCGCCTCGCCTGCCTGGACCTGAGCGACAACGAGCTGGGAGCCGACGgtgtcctgcagctctgccagcagctccggCATCCCGCCTGCTCGCTGCGGGCGCTGGG ACTGAGCACTTCCGCGTTAAGCGAGGAAGCGCTGCAGGAGCTGGCCGCTCTGCGGGCACTGAAGCCTGACCTGAAGATCGGGTACCTCCTCGAGCAGGACGTGCCGCAGGCGGGGGCCATGGCCCGGCTGCCCTTCCGCCGCGGGGTCctgccgggcgcgggggggccggggggcaggagggtgctccCCTCCTTCAGGAGAGCTCCCCTCCTTTAG
- the LOC142409974 gene encoding NACHT, LRR and PYD domains-containing protein 3-like isoform X3: MAGSASPCSEPFCLQSASAASDPSLHPRSAASPSLKPSGSSQQPAQLRSGKHSTSRNGSGGDRRESCAGTCSQAGRHGSPWPPSQAAARRLTLTLTRWQPVMAGEEHALAVLLQALRGLTPKGFQEFKTKLSEVHVEGGRNIPKDSLVKATRPCALASCMGENYGKDAAMDVAIGLFREMNQRDLAEKLLDEKVKDYKQKYREHVVREFLRYKEANSCLGESLSVSSRYTDLAITRTPQSERGGEHEAVGASRGCADTGSGAAAITVTAQTLFRPDEDGQTPQVVVLVGAPGMGKTMTVRKVMAEWVEGTLYTQFDYIFCIDCKDIAFTKEASVADLVSKCCPHRRTPAGKILDDQKKILFIFDGFEALGFSLVQPEDELSSDPREAKPLETTVISLLKKTVLPESSLLVTTRPTALRSLGRCLEGEYYAEILGFSAAVREEYFHRYFENDNKADVAFRFARGNKILYSLCIIPVMSWTICTILEQELYKKKNLVECSKTITQISVFYLSWLMRCRGRDKPQELQRFLRKLCSLAADGVWKHKVLFEEKEIKDCGLDQPELLPIFLNEKISKKGVDHGNIYSFTHLHLQEFFAAMFYVLEDDEEMVGDCGALAKDVNMLLESYSKSRKDLNLTVRFLFGLVSQKSREYAEDVIGCRISPQAREDTLRWLQGRHSGISQPSQALKVSELDTFHFVFETNEKSFAQSALARFTAIDLQDIRLTLYDQMALSFCIRQWAGLGCVTLRGCSFDRPDPGEELAASVPRLWWCGLSGPCCAELAALLAQHPSLARLELGDGTLGDGGVRLLCEGLRQPGCRLRVLRLRYSRLTSACCEDLAAALGASPCLEELDLSFSEGLRDAGVQLLCEGLRHHACRLQTLRLGSCRLTGACCQALAARLVESPRLACLDLSDNELGADGVLQLCQQLRHPACSLRALGLSTSALSEEALQELAALRALKPDLKIGYLLEQDVPQAGAMARLPFRRGVLPGAGGPGGRRVLPSFRRAPLL, encoded by the exons ATGGCCGGCTCCGCTTCTCCGTGCTCGGAGCCATTCTGCCTCCAGAGCGCTTCTGCAGCATCAGACCCCAGTCTGCATCCCAGGTCTGCTGCCTCCCCCTCTTTGAAGCCCAGTGGCAGTTctcagcagccagcccagctcagATCAGGCAAGCACAGCACATCCCGCAACGGCAGCGGAGGAGATCGCAG GGAGAGCTGCGCGGGTACGTGCTCCCAAGCCGGCCGGCAtggcagcccctggcctccaTCCCAGGCAGCTGCGAGGAGGCTGACACTCACCTTGACCAG GTGGCAGCCTGTGATGGCAGGCGAAGAGCATGCGTTAGCCGTTCTCTTACAAGCGCTGCGGGGTCTCACACCTAAAGGCTTTCAGGAGTTTAAGACCAAGTTATCGGAGGTTCACGTGGAAGGAGGACGGAATATCCCCAAGGATTCGCTGGTGAAGGCCACCCGCCCTTGCGCACTCGCCAGCTGCATGGGCGAGAACTACGGCAAAGACGCCGCGATGGACGTAGCGATTGGGCTGTTCCGAGAGATGAACCAGAGGGACCTTGCAGAGAAACTCCTGGATGAGAAGGTGAAAG ATTACAAGCAGAAGTACAGAGAGCACGTGGTCAGGGAGTTCCTCCGGTACAAAGAAGCGAACTCCTGTCTCGGGGAGAGCTTGTCCGTCAGCAGCCGCTACACTGACCTGGCCATCACCAGGACGCCTCAGAGCGAGCGCGGAGGTGAGCATGAAGCTGTGGGTGCCAGCCGCGGATGTGCCGACACCGGCAGCGGAGCAGCCGCCATCACCGTCACGGCGCAGACGCTTTTCAGACCCGACGAAGACGGGCAAACGCCGCAGGTCGTGGTGCTGGTGGGGGCCCCGGGGATGGGGAAGACGATGACGGTCAGGAAGGTGATGGCGGAGTGGGTGGAAGGGACCCTCTACACGCAGTTTGACTACATCTTCTGCATAGACTGTAAGGACATCGCCTTTACCAAGGAAGCGAGCGTGGCAGACCTGGTTTCAAAGTGCTGCCCTCACAGGAGGACGCCGGCTGGGAAGATCCTGGATGACCAGAAGAAGATCCTGTTCATTTTTGATGGCTTTGAGGCCCTGGGATTTTCCCTGGTTCAGCCTGAAGATGAGCTGAGCTCTGACCCCAGGGAAGCGAAGCCGCTGGAAACCACCGTGATAAGCTTGTTGAAGAAGACTGTTCTCCCCGAGTCCTCCTTGCTCGTCACCACGAGGCCGACGGCTCTTCGAAGCCTGGGGCGGTGCCTGGAGGGTGAGTATTACGCGGAAATACTGGGATTTTCGGCAGCCGTGAGGGAGGAGTATTTCCACAGGTATTTTGAGAACGACAACAAAGCCGACGTGGCCTTCAGGTTTGCCAGAGGCAACAAGATCCTCTACAGCTTGTGCATCATCCCCGTCATGAGCTGGACCATCTGCACCATCCTCGAACAGGagctttacaagaagaaaaacctcGTCGAGTGCTCTAAAACCATCACGCAGATCAGCGTCTTTTACCTCTCCTGGTTAATGAGGTGCAGAGGCAGGGACAAGCCGCAGGAGCTCCAGCGGTTCCTGCGCAAGCTCTGCTCCTTGGCTGCTGACGGCGTCTGGAAGCACAAGGTCCTCTTTGAGGAGAAGGAAATCAAGGACTGTGGCTTGGACCAGCCAGAActtctccccatctttctcaACGAGAAGATCTCAAAGAAAGGTGTAGACCATGGGAACATCTACAGCTTCACCCACCTGCACCTCCAGGAGTTTTTTGCAGCCATGTTTTATGTTCTGGAGGACGACGAGGAAATGGTCGGCGACTGCGGGGCTCTCGCAAAGGATGTGAATATGTTATTAGAAAGCTATAGCAAATCCAGGAAGGATTTGAACTTAACGGTGCGGTTCCTGTTTGGTCTGGTAAGCCAAAAATCAAGAGAGTACGCCGAGGACGTCATCGGGTGCAGAATTTCACCGCAAGCCAGGGAAGATACGCTGAGGTGGCTTCAGGGGAGGCACAGCGgcatctcccagcccagccaaGCGCTGAAGGTTTCAGAGTTGGACACGTTCCACTTTGTGTTCGAGACGAATGAGAAGAGCTTCGCGCAAAGTGCGTTGGCTCGTTTCACCGCCATAGACTTGCAGGACATCAGGTTGACCCTGTACGACCAAATggctctttccttctgcatcaggcagtgggccgggctgggctgcgtCACCCTCCGGGGATGCTCCTTCGACCGGCCGGATCCCGGGGAGGAGCTGGCTGCGTCGGTGCCTCG GCTGTGGTGGTGCGGGCTCTCGGGGCCCTGCTGCGCGGAGCTGGCGGCCCTCCTGGCCCAACACCCCAGCCTGGCCCGCCTGGAGCTGGGCGACGGCACGCTGGGCGACGGCGGCGTGCGCCTGCTCTgcgaggggctgcggcagcccggcTGCCGCCTGCGCGTCCTGCG GCTGCGGTACTCCCGCCTCACCAGCGCCTGCTGCGAGGATCTCGCCGCCGCGCTGGGCGCCAGCCcgtgcctggaggagctggatttGTCCTTCAGCGAGGGGCTGCGCGATGCCGGCGTGCAGCTGCTGTGCGAGGGGCTCCGGCACCACGCCTGCCGGCTGCAGACGCTGCG GCTGGGGAGCTGTCGGCTGACGGGCGCCTGCTGCCAAGCCCTGGCCGCTCGGCTGGTGGAGAGCCCGCGCCTCGCCTGCCTGGACCTGAGCGACAACGAGCTGGGAGCCGACGgtgtcctgcagctctgccagcagctccggCATCCCGCCTGCTCGCTGCGGGCGCTGGG ACTGAGCACTTCCGCGTTAAGCGAGGAAGCGCTGCAGGAGCTGGCCGCTCTGCGGGCACTGAAGCCTGACCTGAAGATCGGGTACCTCCTCGAGCAGGACGTGCCGCAGGCGGGGGCCATGGCCCGGCTGCCCTTCCGCCGCGGGGTCctgccgggcgcgggggggccggggggcaggagggtgctccCCTCCTTCAGGAGAGCTCCCCTCCTTTAG